The following proteins are co-located in the Apium graveolens cultivar Ventura chromosome 5, ASM990537v1, whole genome shotgun sequence genome:
- the LOC141724762 gene encoding UPF0496 protein 4-like isoform X2: MTTVSDETEVPAREQLKKASDSIAEWSNSPRDVPKRRSFENRDPEALIHDLAAAISKISPPRGKSTSVAKAVLRTIYAVGLVTVFVARVAVSALRGGSEVVNVRVPSEFLWADSVNDLESLIFRGGRKVVLTELDDVETRTRGVGDLIVAVNSGDVESKMLPLRNAVKGLETSTNVFSEGLDRLGNGVSEMFRNVMSTRNVVLENFRVGANEKQRK; this comes from the coding sequence GTTTCCGACGAGACGGAAGTTCCGGCGCGGGAGCAGCTTAAAAAAGCAAGCGATTCCATTGCTGAGTGGAGCAATAGCCCGCGAGATGTTCCTAAACGTAGAAGCTTCGAGAATCGCGATCCAGAGGCGTTGATTCATGATCTCGCGGCGGCGATTTCGAAAATCTCGCCGCCACGTGGCAAGTCGACGAGCGTTGCGAAGGCGGTGCTTCGAACGATCTACGCCGTTGGATTGGTTACAGTTTTCGTCGCCAGAGTAGCGGTATCGGCGTTGCGCGGTGGTTCGGAGGTCGTGAATGTCCGAGTTCCGTCCGAGTTTTTGTGGGCCGACTCGGTCAACGATCTCGAGTCATTGATTTTTAGAGGAGGGAGAAAAGTTGTGTTAACCGAGTTAGATGACGTGGAAACGCGTACGCGGGGAGTGGGTGACCTAATCGTGGCCGTTAATTCAGGTGATGTTGAGTCGAAGATGTTACCGTTGAGGAACGCCGTTAAGGGGTTGGAGACTTCAACGAATGTTTTCTCAGAGGGGTTGGACCGTTTGGGTAACGGCGTTAGTGAAATGTTTCGGAATGTTATGAGTACACGCAATGTTGTGTTGGAAAATTTTAGGGTCGGGGCAAATGAGAAACAAAGAAAATGA
- the LOC141660628 gene encoding uncharacterized protein LOC141660628, which produces MSVLSWNCRGVGLPWNVRFLKDVVRQEKPAFVFLCETIGRHDRVEWVRRQLGYEGMIVVEPQGRSGGLCLLWKEMDQGKLLSYSQNHIDIEVRIEGMEVWRLTGIYGEPVRANRRKTWDLLRHLARDSNLPWVGIGDMNNICSHADKKGGNAYPNWLIDGFNETLMDVGLIDMSLTGHQFTWERGRGTSEWIEVRLDRTLTTDAWLTVFPAVRLYNLEGSESDHSPLLLIPKRYDRSQNCTHFRFENAWLSEPMCLEVVKDSWEENSKSDIQEKVKLCGEKLLVWGKEITGDFAKRIRECKVELKQWRGRRDTQAVQNYKETKKKLFLILDQREIF; this is translated from the coding sequence ATGAGTGTATTAAGCTGGAACTGCCGAGGGGTTGGGCTCCCTTGGAATGTTCGGTTCCTTAAAGACGTTGTACGTCAAGAGAAGCCTGCATTTGTGTTCTTATGTGAGACAATTGGAAGACATGATAGAGTGGAATGGGTTCGAAGGCAGCTGGGATATGAAGGAATGATTGTGGTGGAACCACAAGGAAGAAGTGGTGGGTTATGTTTACTGTGGAAAGAAATGGATCAAGGTAAGCTTCTTAGTTACTCGCAAAATCATATTGACATTGAGGTTAGGATTGAAGGTATGGAAGTTTGGCGTTTAACGGGTATTTATGGTGAGCCAGTGCGTGCTAATAGAAGGAAGACGTGGGATTTGTTGAGGCATCTTGCTAGAGACTCAAATTTACCATGGGTTGGTATAGGAGATATGAATAATATTTGTTCACATGCCGACAAGAAAGGGGGAAATGCATATCCGAATTGGTTGATTGACGGGTTCAATGAAACACTCATGGATGTGGGTTTGATTGATATGAGTTTAACAGGACACCAGTTTACTTGGGAACGGGGAAGAGGGACGAGTGAATGGATAGAAGTTCGACTAGACAGAACTCTAACGACTGATGCTTGGTTAACTGTTTTTCCTGCTGTAAGATTATATAATCTGGAAGGATCAGAATCAGATCATAGTCCGTTATTGCTTATCCCTAAGAGGTATGACAGATCGCAGAACTGTACACACTTCAGGTTTGAGAATGCATGGCTCTCTGAACCAATGTGTCTGGAAGTGGTTAAAGATAGTTGGGAGGAGAATAGTAAAAGCGATATTCAGGAGAAAGTTAAGTTATGCGGAGAAAAACTGCTGGTTTGGGGCAAGGAGATAACTGGTGATTTTGCAAAGCGTATTCGAGAATGTAAAGTTGAGTTAAAGCAATGGAGGGGGAGAAGAGATACTCAGGCGGTTCAGAATTATAAGGAAACGAAGAAGAAGTTATTTTTAATCCTGGATCAACGTGAGATTTTTTAG